The window GCCGCGGGTGCAGCCCCGGCCAATTTCCAGCGCAAGACGGCTGTGCACCGCGCCGAAGGGAACAGGCTGGGAAACGGGGAAAGCGGCCGTGTTCATGTCCGGTATGACGCGACGGGCAGGGGCCGTATGATCGTCATACAGCGGCACAAGGGGCTGGTCCTTGCCCTTGAATTCGAAGAAAGAGGGAATGTAGATGCCGTGCAGGCGCGATGCGCGTCGCAGGAATTCGTGACGGGTGGTGTTTTCCTTCTTGCACTGCTGCAGAAGGTCCAGCACTTCCACCATCACTTCCTCACCTTCGCCCAGCACCATCAGGTCGATGAAGGGGGCAAGAGGTTCCGCAGCAAGCGTGCAGCCGCCCCCAGCCATTACCAGCGGAATGTCCAGCGAGTCACCGCGGTCTGCGGAACGGAGCGGAATGCCGCCCAGATCAAGCATGTAAAGAATGTTCGTGTAGCAAAGTTCATGTGTTACATGAAAGCCCACGAGGTCGAGCTGTGAGAGTGGCGTATCGGACTCCAGCGTTGCAAGCTGGGTGTTGTGCTCGCGCAGTACCGCTGCGGTATCCACGCAGGGGGTGAAGACGCGTTCTGCCCACCAGTCTTCGCGGTTGTTGATGATTCCGTACAGAATCTTCTGACCGAGATAGGACATGCCCACTTCGTACATATCGGGAAAAGCGAGGGCCAGATGCAGGGTAACGGCATCCTTTTGTTTATGTACGGCCCCTTCCTCGATACCGAGATAGCGAGTGGGTTTGGGGATGAGGGAGAGCAGTTCGCGCATCAGGTGCTCCTTACGCCGGTGGAAAGTGTGAACAGTCTGCCATGTGTTCGCGCGGCATGACTGATAAGTATTTGTCAGGATAACAAAGGGGGGTGGCATGCGCCACCCCCCTTGCGGGTCGATGAATCGGGGCGATGCTACTTGAGCAGCTTGGAAATGTCGGAAACCTTGCCGGCACCGGGATTCTGGAGATTCAGACCGCCAAGACCGCCCGTGCTGAGGGTCAGGTTGGAGATGGCTTCAACGTACTTGGTCTTCAGCTCGTCAGGGCAGCTCTTGTACTCGTAGAGCACGTGAGCCGTATCAATGGAGCCGTCGAAATCCTGTTCAAAAGGATAGCCGAAAGGCAGAAGCATCATCTGTACCCCCTGCTGGGTGGGAACTGTCTGCAGGGCAGCAACCTCGGTCAGTTTGCCAATTTCAACACCGGCCTTGCCGATGACCAGATCTCCGCTTACCAGCTTAACCAGCTTCACTTCATATGCCATGAGATTACTCCTTGGGGGTTGTTACCGCGCAATAGGTAGGGCTTAGCCCTTTAGCTGTCAAGCTGCGAGGTGATTCTGGCGAATGTTCTGGTGGCCGGAAGACAGGTTAGGCCCGTCAGCCCCAGTATGATGAAGCCCAATCCGAAGCTGCCCATATCGCCGCAGAGGCTGATCATGGCCGGAGTTCCGCCGGATGCTATCAGCACTACCAGCGGCATGGTCATGGACAACACCAATGACCGCTCAGTCGGAGAGAAGGCATTGGCGAACATCTTGAAAATGGCTGGAAACATCAGGGCAGGCAGGGCAGCCTGCACGAAAAGGACCGGCGTAAGCCAATGTCCGTGCACGGCGGCAATAAGCATGATGCTCACCACACTGCCTGCAAATGTAATCAGCAATATGCGCTCTTCTCCTATCCTGTCCGTGAGCCAGCCGCCTGCAAGCGCCAGAAGTGGCGTAGGGATGCGCGTGAGCGCCACAAGGGCATTAGCAGAGGTTCTGTCCATACCTTCCGCATTGACCAGAAACAGCGGCAGGATGCTGTACGGGGCCCATTCCATGGCAATGGCCACGCCGATGATCAGAACGAACAGCCACGTATCCTTGCGTTTCAGCAGGGCCGGAACGGTACTTTTTCCGGGCGGTTCCCCATGGAAGCGTCCGCCTCTGCCTGCAAGCAGAAACAGCAGGGCTCCGGTTACGGCAATGCCTCCCATAAGCTGCAATGTGCCGCGCCAGTCCGTGAACTGCAGGGTGGCTTCGGCAAAGGAGGGAGCAAGAATGAAGGCGAGGTTCGGGGCTAGCTCATGAACTGAAATGGTTTTTCCCCAGTGCTTACGGTCCACAATGGAGCCGAGCGCCGCCAGGCCTGAAGGGAAGTAGAGACCGCCTGCCATGCCGCACAACGCAAATCCGAGTCGCAGGTCATCCGGCGAACTGGCATGGGAGAGCGAAATCAGGGCAAGGCCGTAGCAGCCCACGGAAAGTGGAATGACATATCTGTGCTGAAGTCTGCTTGAAAGAAAGCCGCTGCAGAAGATGCTGAAAGCGTTTCCCATGGATGTGAACAGCAGCAGGGTGCCCGTTGCCGTATGTGAAAGCCCGAATTCTGCCTGCAGGGGAACCAGAAGGGGAGACAGCAGCATGCGCGAGGTCTGGTTCAGAAAGAACATCAGCGTGATGAACAGGATCCACGGCAGCGCTTTGCCGAAGGGAGTTGTCGATGTGGTTGTGTGTGCCGTAGTCATGGGGAATTAAATGGTATGTGTGCGTATGTGCATGCTTTTTGCTGTCTTGCGACCAGAACGTCGATCCGGAAAAGATTGCCGCATTCAGGACAAGCCGTTGAATCGGTTGTTTTTGAGACGGTACCTTTATGGGTTGCAAGGAACAAGGAGCAAGGGATGCAGACCACATTATCGTTCATGGGTAAGATGCTGCTGGTCCTTCTGGTTGCCTTTGCCGGTTACAGTATCGGGAGCAGCTATTCCGAGAGGATAACCAGTGTGGCCAAAGGCAAAGGGCAGCATTCCATCCGGCGTAGTGTGACTCCTCCGGCATATTTTTCTGTCGGAAGTCAGTTCGTCTCGGACGGCAGTGGAAACTAGCCGTCATGTTTGCAGCAGGTTGGTAGTGGCTTCGTTTCGCTGCGGACATTGAAAAGGGGGCCCATGGGCCCCCTTTACTTCGGTGTTGCCGCCAGTGCTACAGACCCATGCGTTCCTTCAGATAGCTGAAGTCGATGGCCGAGCTGACCAGCTGGGCGCCCTGACGAATCTTGATGACGTCCCGCAGCTTGTGGCGGGAGAGGATAATCTCCATCTTCTTGGCGACGGTGTACGTGTCGTCGCGCACCACAACGATCGGAATGTTGAGCACTTCCGAACGGGTGAGAATGATGTCGTTGGGGTAGAGGTTGCCGGTGAGCACAAGACAGGGGCAGTTGCCTTCAAGCGCCACAAGCTGAACGTCAGAACGGTCGCCGCCGACGATGATGGCGGAGTTCTTGTTCTTGCGGAAGTGGGTCATGAAGTTTTCCACCTGCATGGTGCCGATGAGGAAGTTTTCCACCACCTTGTCGGACTTGTTCTGCGCAGAGATGACCTTTCCGCCCAGACGCTCGGCCAGATCGCCAACCTTGATGGCTCCCATGAGGGGATCCTTGGGAATGACGCCCAGCACCTTCACGCCGTTCTTTTCAAGGAATGGGCGGATGAGGCCGTCCACTTCATTCATGAAGTTCGGGGGAATGTCGTTGAGGACCACGCCGGCCATATTGTCGCCCAGTGTGTCCTTGAGAACGACGAGGTAGTCGTAGTTGAGTTCCTTCTGCAGACGGTCGATGACCACTGCCTGAAGGTTCAGTTCCCGCACGACACGGATGCCGTCAACGTTGCAGTAACGGCCGGAGTACATGCTGCCGGAGCCCGCCACGACCATGACGTCCTTGCCCTGCTGCAGCGTGTTGTAGCCGTTGACGATGGAGGGCATGAGGTCGTCGCACTGTCCGCTGAAGGCGCGAACCTTGAAGTCCTGCGTCACCACTACAGGGGTGACCACGTTGGCAGGCGCGTCCTGCCCCAGAATATCCTGTACGAAGTAAGCGTCCTCGTCGCCGAGAATGCCGTCACGTTCTTCGGGCATGGCACCAACGGGCTTCATGTAGCCCACGTTGAGGCCTTCCTTCTGCAGGCGAAGCCCGATGCCCATGACGACCATGTTCTTGCCGGAATAACCGGCAGTCGATCCAATGTAGATACCGGCAGCCATAGTCTCCTCCTCTGGTGTTGCCGTACGGGTGCGAAATGTGTCTGTCCACTTGCATGCGTGTCCCGCGCATACGAGCAAGGCGCGTTATCCAGATCCGGCCCGTTTGCGGGCATTGCCTGCCGCTGGCAGGTCAGTGCTCCGGGGCGAGAATCACGCGCACATCCGCGACCCATGCTCCTGTACTATTGACAAGGACGGGATTGAATTCTGCCTCATGAATCTCCGGAAAATCAAGTGATAACTGCGACATGATCAAAAGAATGTCTTCAATGGCCGTGAAATTGACGGATTCTTCACCCCGCACTCCCCGCAATAGAGGAAACGATTTGATTTCACGTATCATTTCCTGCGCATCACTCAGCGAGAGTGGAGCAAGCCTGCACGATATGTCCTTGAGCACTTCCACATAGATGCCGCCAAGGCCGAAGATGATCATGGGGCCGAACTGGGGGTCGCGTTTGAAACCGATGATGACTTCCTTGGCATTGCGGGCAACCATTCCCTGCACAAGGCAGCCCATGACATAGGCGTCCTTGCGTTGCCGCTGCGCTCTGGAGGTGATGTCCAGAAAGGCGGCCTGTACCTCTTCAGGCGTTTTCAGGTTGACCTTTACCCCGCCCACGTCACTTTTATGGGATATCTGGGGAGAGGCGATTTTGAGAACCACAGGGTAGCCTATCTGCTTGGCTGCGCTGACGGCTTCATCGCTGGTGCGGCAAAGCCTTGTTTCCGGAATCGGCAGTTCATATGCTTTGAGAAGGCCCTGAGCCTGAAACTCCACAATTTCCTGCGTACCCTGCGCCAATGCCTGCCGAATGATCTCCCGCGCCTTGCCGATATCGCGCCTGTAGCAGACCTCCACCGGCATGGGCTGGTCCTTCCATTCCCGATAGTTATTCATGGCTTCTATGGCCTGAATCGCAGGTTCCGGAAAATCGTAGCAGGGAATGCCGGCACGGACGAGTATATCCCGGCCTTCCGCTACGGCGGGGCCTCCCATGAGGCAGGCAAATACCGGTTTGCTGTGCTTGGACACCACTTCAACAATTGCCTTGGCGACATCGGACACACCTGTTCGTGCCGTGGGGGAAACCAGCACAAGCAGGGAGTGGATCAGTTCGTCTTGCAGAACAATGTCTATGGCGCCGGAGAAGCGGTCTGCCTTGGCGTCGCCTATCACGTCCACGGGGTTGTAGAAGGCTGCGAAGGGGGGGAGTATCGCCTTGAGCGCATCAACCGTTTTAACGGAGAGCGGCGCCATGAAGAGACGGGATAGCTCGATGGCGTCAGCCGAAAGAATGCCGGGACCGCCGGAATTGGTTACCACGGCCACATTGGGGCCTGCGGGAAGCGGCAGGTGAGAAAATGCCTGCGCAAAGTTGAAGAGATCCCTCAGGGCGTTTACGCGCATGATGCCGGTCTGGGAAAATGCCGCTTCATATGCCTGATCAGCTCCGGCCATGGCCCCCGTGTGGGAAGAGGCCGCTTTGGCTCCCGCGCCGGTCTTGCCGGATTTGATCATGATGACGGGTTTCTCGCGGGTTACGTTCTGCGCGACTTTCAAAAAACGCTGGCCGGACTCCACTCCTTCCACGTAGCCGATGATGACCTTGGTGTCAGGATCTTCAGCAAGAAAGGCAAGAATATCAGACTCATCGAGAATGGCCTTGTTGCCTATGCTGATGAATTTTGAGAAGCCCAGATTACGGTCTTTGGCCCAGTCCAGAATGGAGACGCACAAGGCGCCTGACTGTGAGAAAAAGGCTATATTGCCCTTGGCCGGTTGTCCTACGGCAAATGTGGTGTTGAGGTTGGCGCCGGTGTTGATCAGGCCGAGGCAATTGGGACCAAGAAGGGCCATGCCGTACTGGTTTGCCAACTTTTTGACATTCTCTTCCAGATACCACCCGCTACCGCCGATTTCCTTGAATCCTGCAGTGATGACTACTACGGCCTTGACGCCTTTCATGCCGAGTTCCTCCACCGCACCGGCAACTTCTGCCGGTGGGATGCAGATAACGGCAAGGTCAACGGAATCAGGCAGGTCACGGATGTTGCGGACAACCCTGCAACCCAGTATAGTCTCGGACTTCGGGTTCACGGGATATATCTTGCCGCCGAAACCGGCTTCCAGCAGGTTCGCCAGAACCACGTTGCCGATTTTGCCGGTTGTGGCAGAGGCTCCGATAATGGCGACGCTTTCGGGGTTGAACAGGGCCGGTATGTTGGTGTGATATGTCATGGGCCCCCACTTCGGAGAAAAGGTGAAAATGCTCAACACTCTACAGAATTCTATCCACTATCGCTTCAAGCAAGTCAAGTTGCTGGAAACGGCGCTGACCCACAGTTCGCACGCAAACGAGCAGGGTGGCGACATTGAACATAATGAACGCTTTGAATTTCTTGGGGATGCCGTGCTGGAACTGTGTGTTTCGGAGCGACTCTTCAACATGTTCCCGACTGCCCGTGAAGGTCACCTGACGCGCATGCGCGCAAAACTGGTGAGTAAACCTTCTTTGGCTGAATTGGCCAAGGAGTTGAAGCTGGACGCTTGTCTCTTGTTAGGCAGGGGAGAAGAAAGCCAAGGGGGAAGGGATCGCCATTCCTTGCTTAGCGACGCGCTGGAAGCTGTGCTGGGAGCCGTTTTTCTTGATGGCGGCTACCAACGCGCACTGGAAGTGGTTGATGTCATCTTTGCATCCCG is drawn from Desulfovibrio mangrovi and contains these coding sequences:
- a CDS encoding phosphotransacetylase family protein, producing MAAGIYIGSTAGYSGKNMVVMGIGLRLQKEGLNVGYMKPVGAMPEERDGILGDEDAYFVQDILGQDAPANVVTPVVVTQDFKVRAFSGQCDDLMPSIVNGYNTLQQGKDVMVVAGSGSMYSGRYCNVDGIRVVRELNLQAVVIDRLQKELNYDYLVVLKDTLGDNMAGVVLNDIPPNFMNEVDGLIRPFLEKNGVKVLGVIPKDPLMGAIKVGDLAERLGGKVISAQNKSDKVVENFLIGTMQVENFMTHFRKNKNSAIIVGGDRSDVQLVALEGNCPCLVLTGNLYPNDIILTRSEVLNIPIVVVRDDTYTVAKKMEIILSRHKLRDVIKIRQGAQLVSSAIDFSYLKERMGL
- the rnc gene encoding ribonuclease III, which translates into the protein MLNTLQNSIHYRFKQVKLLETALTHSSHANEQGGDIEHNERFEFLGDAVLELCVSERLFNMFPTAREGHLTRMRAKLVSKPSLAELAKELKLDACLLLGRGEESQGGRDRHSLLSDALEAVLGAVFLDGGYQRALEVVDVIFASRWPNEPEGGKSKDYKSRLQELTQKRFRERPVYSLVGSKGPEHEKVFEVLLTLPDGRSVSAEGPSVKRAEQKAAGLALKHFEN
- the acs gene encoding acetate--CoA ligase alpha subunit; the protein is MTYHTNIPALFNPESVAIIGASATTGKIGNVVLANLLEAGFGGKIYPVNPKSETILGCRVVRNIRDLPDSVDLAVICIPPAEVAGAVEELGMKGVKAVVVITAGFKEIGGSGWYLEENVKKLANQYGMALLGPNCLGLINTGANLNTTFAVGQPAKGNIAFFSQSGALCVSILDWAKDRNLGFSKFISIGNKAILDESDILAFLAEDPDTKVIIGYVEGVESGQRFLKVAQNVTREKPVIMIKSGKTGAGAKAASSHTGAMAGADQAYEAAFSQTGIMRVNALRDLFNFAQAFSHLPLPAGPNVAVVTNSGGPGILSADAIELSRLFMAPLSVKTVDALKAILPPFAAFYNPVDVIGDAKADRFSGAIDIVLQDELIHSLLVLVSPTARTGVSDVAKAIVEVVSKHSKPVFACLMGGPAVAEGRDILVRAGIPCYDFPEPAIQAIEAMNNYREWKDQPMPVEVCYRRDIGKAREIIRQALAQGTQEIVEFQAQGLLKAYELPIPETRLCRTSDEAVSAAKQIGYPVVLKIASPQISHKSDVGGVKVNLKTPEEVQAAFLDITSRAQRQRKDAYVMGCLVQGMVARNAKEVIIGFKRDPQFGPMIIFGLGGIYVEVLKDISCRLAPLSLSDAQEMIREIKSFPLLRGVRGEESVNFTAIEDILLIMSQLSLDFPEIHEAEFNPVLVNSTGAWVADVRVILAPEH
- a CDS encoding MFS transporter; protein product: MTTAHTTTSTTPFGKALPWILFITLMFFLNQTSRMLLSPLLVPLQAEFGLSHTATGTLLLFTSMGNAFSIFCSGFLSSRLQHRYVIPLSVGCYGLALISLSHASSPDDLRLGFALCGMAGGLYFPSGLAALGSIVDRKHWGKTISVHELAPNLAFILAPSFAEATLQFTDWRGTLQLMGGIAVTGALLFLLAGRGGRFHGEPPGKSTVPALLKRKDTWLFVLIIGVAIAMEWAPYSILPLFLVNAEGMDRTSANALVALTRIPTPLLALAGGWLTDRIGEERILLITFAGSVVSIMLIAAVHGHWLTPVLFVQAALPALMFPAIFKMFANAFSPTERSLVLSMTMPLVVLIASGGTPAMISLCGDMGSFGLGFIILGLTGLTCLPATRTFARITSQLDS